Genomic window (Pseudomonas xantholysinigenes):
ATAAACGCCGTCGATCACGGAGCCAAGCCCTTGCCTGCCGTGGCTTGCAGCCACGATAGAGGAGACTGATCGAACGGTCGGGCAAAGCAATTTGACGGCACTGGGCACAGGTTATAGCTTGAACCTTGTCTGCGGCTTATCGCCGCCCCCTTCTTCTTCAAAGACGAGCGCGAACGTGGAAAAGAACCCCCAGGCCCTGATCGACGGTTTCAACCGCAAAGTCGACTACCTGCGGATGTCGGTCACCGATCGTTGCGACTTCCGCTGCGTCTATTGCATGGCCGAAGACATGCAGTTCCTGCCGCGCCAGCAGATTCTCAGCCTCGAGGAGCTGTACCAGGTTGCCGAGCGCTTCGTCGCCCTGGGCACCCGCAAGATCCGCCTGACCGGCGGCGAACCGCTGGTGCGCCAAGGTATCGTCGAACTGTGCGGGCGCATCGCCGCCCTGCCCGGCCTGCGCGAACTGTGCCTGACCAGCAATGGCTCGCAGCTGGGTCGCCTGGCCCAGCCACTGTTCGACGCCGGCGTGTCGCGCCTGAACATCAGCCTCGACAGCCTCGACCGCGAGCGCTTCCGTGCCCTGACCCGCACCGGCGACCTCGACCAGGTGATTGCCGGCATCGACGCCGCGCGCGCTGCGGGTTTCCGTCGCACCAAACTCAACGCCGTGGTGCTCAAGGGCCGCAACGATCACGAGATCGTCGACCTGGTGCGCTTCGCCATCGACCGCGAACTGGACATTTCCTTCATCGAGGAAATGCCCTTGGGCGTGATCAGCGAGCACGAGCGCGGCGAGTCGTTCTGCTCCAGCGATGATGTGCGCGCGCGCCTGGCCGAGCACTTCACCCTGATCGAGTCGGCCGAGTCATCCCAAGGCCCGGCACGCTACTGGCGCCTGGCCGAGGCGCCGAACACCCGGGTCGGGTTCATTTCGCCCCACAGCCATAACTTCTGCGCCACCTGCAACCGCGTGCGCCTGACCGTCGAAGGCCGCCTGCTGCTGTGCCTGGGCAACGAGCACTCGGTGGACCTCAAGCAGATCCTGCGCCAGCATCCCGGCGACCGCGAGCGCCTGGAGCAGGCGATCCGCGACGCCATGCAGCTCAAGCCCTACCGCCATCATTTCGAGGTCGGCGGCGAGGTGCAGATCCTGCGCTTCATGAACATGACCGGCGGCTGATCGGCTGCCTCTGGAACCGCCTTGATCGTCCATTCACGCCCCGACATGCTGCGCGTGCTGTTCACCCTCAAGGGCTCGATCGTCCAGCGCATCGCCTTGCGCTGCCTGGGCGTGACCCTGCTGGCGGCATTGATCGTGCTGATCGAGCGGCACTACCCGGCGCTGTTCTACCCGGTCAGCGCCACGCCGTTCACCCTGCTCGGCCTGTCGCTGTCGATCTTCATGAACTTTCGCAACAACGCCTGTTACGACCGCTGGTGGGAAGGGCGCAAGGCCTGGGGGCGGATGATCATCGAGGTGCGCTCGTTCATCCGGGAAAGCGTGGCAATCGACGATCAGCAACTGCGCGCGCAGATGCTGCGCGGCCTGTGCGGCTTCGCCCACGCCCTCAACGCCCGCTTGCGCAACGAAGACGAACGGCCCCTGGCCCGCACCTGGCTGGCCGCGGACGCGCCGATCACCGCGCACAACGTGTGCGACGGTATCCTGCGCGATATCGGCGGGCAGTGCTCACGGCTGGCCAAAGACGGCGCGATCAGCGAGTTTCGCTACACCGTGCTGGAACAGCGCCTGACCGGGCTGTCGGATGTGCAAGCCACCTGCGAGCGGATCAAGGGCACGCCCCTGCCCTTCCCCTATACCCTGCTGCTGCACCGCACCATCTACATCTTCTGCCTGCTGCTGCCGTTCGCCCTGGCCGAACCCCTGGGCTGGCTGGCGCCGCTGTTCACCACCATCGTCAGCTACACGTTCTTCGGCCTCGATGCCATTGGCAACGAGCTGGAAGACCCGTTCGGACGCGATGAGAACGACCTGCCGACCGATGCACTGGTGCGCACCATCGAACGCGATGTGCTGGCGGCACTGGGGCACGAGCCGCTACCACCGGCGCTGGAGCCGGTGGATCATGTGCTGAGCTGAAGCGTCGGATTCTTCCGCTCCGGCCTCTTCGCGGGCAAGCCCGCTCCCACAGAATTATCTGGCGCCTGGCGTGTTCCAAGGGTTGGGGGCAGTCCCCCTGTGGGAGCGGGCTTGCCCGCGAAGAGGCAAGTACAGAAAAGCACTAACCTCGGCTTTCACATGGCCCGATCGGCTTGAGGTGGGCAACGAAGTTGCACGGCCGGTGCCGCGCGTCCAGTTGCTCGGCAAGGATCCCCTCCCAGGCCGTGCGGCAGGCGCCGGTCGAGCCCGGCAGGCAGCACACCAGGGTACCGTTGGCCATGCCAGCCAGTGCCCGGCTCTGCACCGTGGAGGTACCGATATCGAGAATCGACAGGGCGCGGAACAATTCGCCAAATCCATCGATGTGCTTGTCCAACAGGCAGCCCACCGCTTCCGGCGTGCTGTCGCGCCCGGTGAAGCCGGTGCCGCCGGTGATCAGCACCACTTGCACCTGCTCGTCGGCGATCCAGGTGGCGACCTGGGCGCGGATCTTGTACAGGTCGTCCTTGAGCAGCTCGCGCGCCACCAGGCGATGCCCGACGCCCACCGCGCGGCTGGCCAGCAGTTCGCCGGAGGTGTCGTTGTCGAAGGTACGGGTATCGCTGACGGTCAGCACGGCGATGTTCAGCGGCACGAACACCGCATCGGGTTTCACGCTCATGGGAACGGCTCCGGAAATGGACTCGCGGCCACGTTAGAGGCATGCCCTGCCAGCGTCCAATCGATAGCGCATACCGCGTGATCGACGCTTTCTATCAGCGCCCACGCCCCGCCCACTGGCGCTTGGCCGCCTTCGCCGGCGCAGGTTTGCGTCGCGGTTCGCGCAATAGATCTACATCAATGATTAGCCAGATGCTTCACTCTTGGTTAAGGTCATCACACCCCGCAACCCAGGCCGCCCCATGGACATCAAACAGCTCAAGTTCCTCATCGCCCTCGACCAGACCCGCCACTTCGGCCAGGCCGCCGCGCTGTGCCACATCACCCAGCCGACCCTGTCCATGCGCCTGCGCAACCTTGAGGACGAGCTCGACCTGGTACTGGTCAAGCGCGGCCAGCGCTTCGAAGGCTTCACCGAGGCCGGCGAGCGCATCCTGGCCTGGGCCCGCACCCTGCTCGCCGCCCACGACGGCCTGCAGGCCGAGGCCGCCAGCTGTCGCGGCCAGGTAGTCGGCAGCCTGCGCCTGGGCACCGTGCCGCTGGCCAGCTTCAACCCGATGGCACTGCTGATGCCGCTGCGCGAAAAGTACCCCGAGCTGCATTTCCAGCTGTCGTCGCTGAGTTCCGAACAGGTCATCGACGGCCTGAGCCGCAACCAGCTCGACCTCGGCATCTGCTACCTCGACCAGGTCAACACCAGTTTCTTCGAGGTCATCGAGCTGAGCACCACCACCATGGGCCTGCTGCACGACACCCGGCATTTCCAGTTCGAGGCCGAGTCCCTGCGCTGGGACGACCTCGGCGAGCTGCCGCTGGGCCTGCTGAGCAAAGGCATGCACTATCGCCAGTCGCTGGACCTGAGCTTCCGCAGCCGTGGCCTTGAACCCAACGCGGTGCTCGAGAGCGACTCGACCTTCCAGCTGATCCAGGCGATCAACACCGGCGTGTGCTGCGCGATCATGCCCCTCGATTGCGGGCTGGAGGAGTTGAGCCAGCACATGCGCATCATCCCGGTGCAGGACGCCAGCATCCACAGCCCGGTCGGCCTGCTGCTGCGCCGCAGCGAACCACGTTCGGCGATCGCCGAGCAGTGCTTCGACGAAGCTAAGGCACTGTTTCAGCCTTCCTGAGCCGTCGCCTGGCGGTACTGCCGCGGGGTGAAGCCGGTCAGTTGCCTGAACTGCCGGCTGAAGGCGCTGTGATCGGTGTAGCCGCAGCGCAGGGCCACCTCGATGATCGGCAGGTCGCTGTGCAACAGCCGATGGGCGTGTTCCAGGCGCGCCTTGTGGATCATCTGCCGCGGCGTGAGATGGAAGACCTTCTTGCAATAGCGCTCCAGCTGCGCCACCGAGATGCCGGCGATGCGGGTCAGCTCGCCCATGCTGATCGGCTGGTGGAAGTGCGCGCGGATATGCCCGTCCACGGCGGCCAGGCGCTGGTAGGCCGGGTGGGTGTCGGCGGCTGACTGCAGGTCGATGGAAATCCCCACCAGGCCGATGATACGACCGCCCCGATCGTACAGCGGACGCTTGTGGGTCAGGCACCAGCCCGGTTCACGGCTGCCGTACAGGTGCAACTCGAGCTGGTCCTCCAGCACCAGGCCCTGTTCCAGCACGCGTCGGTCCTGCTCGGTGTAGCCGGGGCCCAGGCGTGCCGGAAACACCTCGGCGCTGGTCTTGCCCAGCAGCGGCTGCAACTGACGCAGGCCGCAGCGCTGCACCAGGGTGCGGTTGGCCAGCACGTAGCGGGCCTGGTCGTCCTTGATGAATATCGCCGCGTTGGCGATGACGTCGAGCATCGGCAGCAGCCATACCGCACCGGCCAGCAAGGCCTCCAGCGACTCGGGGCGGTGCTGGTCGAGGTGTTGGTGCAGGGTTGCCAGGGCGTTCACGGTCATCTGCCTTCACCTTGCTGAGCGCGCCGCGCGCTTCGCGGGTAAACCCGCTCCCACTGGGACGGTGCCAGTTTCGAATTCAACGCCTGGCCCGCGAAAGGGCCGGCGCGTTCAGCCTATCCACTGGCCCTGTCCCACCGCCAGTTTTTTCTGAAACTGTGCCGATTTCGTCATCCACCTTGGCGAAAACCATCAAGAACCGCCGCCTTGATCGGTCCACTCTATGCCCCACGCAAGCCCCATCGTGACATCAGACCTGCCTACCCAAAACCTACAAAAAGGCGACCCCATGTCAGGCAAATTCAAGAAACAGCTCTCCCTGCTGGACCTCACCTTCATCGGCCTGGGCGCGATCTTCGGCTCCGGCTGGCTGTTCGCCGCCAGCCACGTCTCGGCCATCGCCGGTCCGGCCGGCATCCTCTCCTGGTTCCTCGGCGGCTTCGCCGTGCTGTTGCTGGGCATCGTCTACTGCGAGCTCGGCGCCGCCCTGCCGCGGGCCGGTGGCGTGGTGCGCTACCCGGTGTACTCCCACGGGCCGTTGCTGGGCTACCTGATGGGCTTCATCACCCTGATCGCCTTCTCCAGCCTGATCGCCATCGAGGTGGTCGCCTCGCGCCAGTACGCCGCGGCCTGGTTCCCGGCCTTGACCAAGACCGGCTCCAGCGATCCGACGGTGCTCGGCTGGCTGGTGCAGTTCGCCCTGCTCGGGCTGTTCTTCCTGCTCAACTACCGCAGCGTGAAGACCTTCGCCAAGGCCAACAACCTGGTCAGCGTGTTCAAGTTCATCGTGCCGCTGCTGGTGATCGGCGTGCTGTTCACCTTCTTCAAACCGGAGAACTTCGAAGTCCAGGGCTTCGCCCCGTTCGGTCTATCCGGGGTGGAAATGGCGGTGTCGGCGGGTGGGATCATCTTCGCCTACCTGGGCCTGACGCCGATCATCTCGGTGGCCAGTGAAGTGAAGAACCCGCAGCGCACCATCCCTATTGCGCTGATCCTCTCGGTGCTGCTGTCCACCGCCATCTATGCGCTGCTGCAACTGGCCTTCCTCGGCAGCGTGCCGACCGAAATGCTCGCCAACGGCTGGGCTGGGATCTCCAAGGAACTGGCCCTGCCCTACCGTGACATCGCCCTCGCCCTGGGAGTGGGTTGGCTGGCCTACCTGGTGGTGGCCGATGCGGTGATCTCCCCCAGCGGCTGCGGCAACATCTACATGAACGCCACCCCGCGTGTGGTCTATGGCTGGGCGCAGACCGGCACCTTCTTCAAGTACTTCACCCGCATCGACGAGCAGTCCGGCATTCCGCGCCCGGCGCTGTGGCTGACCTTCGCCCTGGCGGTGTTCTGGACCTTGCCGTTCCCTTCCTGGGAAGCGCTGATCAACGTGGTCTCCGCCGCCCTGGTGCTCAGCTATGCCGTGGCCCCGGTGTCGGTCGCCGCCCTGCGTCGCAACGCCCCGAACATGGCCCGCCCGTTCCGGGTCAAGGGCATGGGCGTGCTCGGCCCGCTGTCGTTCATCATCGCCGCGCTGATCGTCTATTGGTCGGGCTGGAACACCGTGTCCTGGCTGCTGGCCCTGCAGATCGTGATGTTCGTGCTGTACCTGCTGTGCCGCCGCTTCGTGCCCACCGAACACCTGCCCCTGGGCCAGCAGGTGCGCTCGTCAGCCTGGCTGATCGGCTTCTACGCCGTGACCATCCTGCTCTCCTGGCTGGGCAGCTTCGGCGGCCTGGGGGTGATCGGCCATCCCTTCGACACCCTGGTCGTGGCTGGCGCCGCGCTGGGCATCTACTACTGGGGTGCCGCCACCGGCGTGCCGGCCCATCTGGTACGGCTGGATGGCGACGACGAGAGCGAGGCCGCCACACCAGCCCCTGGCACGCATTCCCCTGCCGCGCTGGCCTCCTGAACGCAACGCACATCCTGTGGGAGCGGGCTTGCCCGCGAACAAGGGCGAAGCCCTTGCCAGGCACCGCCACATTCACATTGCAACGGACACGCCCATGAAACAGATCCACGTCATCGACTCCCACACCGGCGGCGAACCCACCCGCCTGGTGATGAAGGGCTTTCCCGCCCTGACCGGCCGGACCCTGGCCGAGCAGCGCGACGAACTGCGCGAACTGCACGATCACTGGCGTCGCGCCTGCCTGCTGGAACCACGCGGCAACGATGTGCTGGTGGGCGCGCTGTACTGCCCGCCAGTGTCCGAGGATGCCATCTGCGGGGTGATCTTCTTCAACAACGCCGGCTACCTGAACATGTGTGGCCACGGCACCATCGGCCTGGTCGCCTCGCTGGCGCACCTGGGCCGGATCCAGCCCGGCGAGCACAAGATCGACACCCCGGTCGGCCCGGTCAGCGCCAACTTGCACGCCGACGGTGCCATCACCATCGGCAACGTGCCGTCCTACCGCTACCGCCAACAGGTGGCGGTGCACGTGCCGGGGCATGGCCTGGTGCACGGCGACATCGCCTGGGGCGGCAACTGGTTCTTCCTGGTCAGCGAGCATGGCCAGCGCATCGAACTGGATAACCGCGACGCCCTCAGCGACTACACCTGGGCCCTGCTCAAGGCCCTCGAAGCCCAGGGCATCACTGGCGAGCACGGCGCGCCGATCGACCATGTCGAGCTGTTCGCCGACGACGCCCATGCCGATAGCCGCAACTTCGTCATGTGCCCCGGCAAGGCCTACGACCGCTCGCCCTGCGGCACCGGCACCAGCGCCAAGCTCGCCTGCCTGGCCGCCGACGGCAAGCTCGCCGAAGGCCAGGTCTGGGTCCAGGCCAGCATCACCGGCAGCCAGTTCCAGGGCCGCTTCGAGCGCGACGGCGAACGCATCCGCCCGTTCATCACCGGCCGCGCCCATATGACCGCCGACAGCACCCTGCTGATCGACGAACAGGACCCCTTTGCCTGGGGCATCTGACCCCGTTCATTTCCCACTGAATACCGCCAGGAGTGACAACAATGACCAACAACATCTTCACCGGCACCATGCCCGCCCTGATGACCCCCTGCACCGCCGCGCGCAAACCGGACTTCGACGCCCTGGTGCGCAAGGGCCGCGAGCTGATCGAGGCCGGCATGAGCGCGGTGGTGTACTGCGGCTCGATGGGCGACTGGCCGCTGCTGACCGAGGCCGAGCGCCAGGAGGGCGTGGCGCGCCTGGTGGCCGCCGGCATCCCGACCATCGTCGGCACTGGCGCGGTGAACACCCGCGAAGCCGTGTCCCACGCCGCCCATGCGGCCAAGGTCGGTGCCGCCGGGCTGATGGTGATCCCCCGGGTACTGTCCCGCGGCGCCTCGCTGATCGCCCAGAAGCACCACTTCTCGGCCATTCTCGCTGCCGCGCCGCACCTGCCGGCGGTGATCTACAACAGCCCCTACTACGGCTTCGCCACCCGCGCCGACCTGTTCTTCGAACTGCGCCGCGAGTACCCGAACCTGATCGGCTTCAAGGAGTTCGGCGGTGGCGCCGACCTGCGCTACGCCGCCGAGCACATCACCTCCCAGGACAACGACGTGACCCTGATGGTCGGCGTCGATACCCAGGTGGTGCATGGTTTCGTCAACTGCGCCGCCACTGGCGCCATCACCGGCATCGGCAATGCCCTGCCACGGGAAGTGCTGCAACTGGTGAGCCTGAGCAAGCAGGCGGCCAAGGGCGACGCCCGTGCCCGCCGCCTGGCGCGTGAGCTGGAGGCCGCGCTGGCGGTGCTGTCGTCGTTCGATGAAGGCTGCGACCTGGTGCTGTACTACAAGCACCTGATGGTGCTCAACGGCGACACCGAGTACAGCCTGCACTTCAATGAAACCGACGTACTCACCGATGCCCAGCGCAACTATGCCACGCAGCAGTACGCGCTGTTCCGCAGCTGGTATGCCAGCTGGTCGGCCGAGCAGAACATGGCCTGATCACAGCAATCCCTGTGGGAGCGGCCTTGTGTCGCGAAAGGGGCGCATGGCGCCCCCAACAGGTCCAGACCTCACTCAAATCCTCCAGGATGCCCCATGACCCTCACCGGCAATCTACTGATCGGCCAACGCGCCATCACAGGCACCCAGGCCGCGATCCATGCCATCAACCCGGCCACCGACACCCCGCTCGATCCACTCTACGCTGGCGCCAGCGCCGAACAGGTAACCCAGGCCTGCACCCTGGCCTGGGCGGCATTCGATGCCTACCGCGAAACCACCCTCGAACAACGCGCCCACTTTCTCGAAACGATCGCCGAGCAAATCGAAGCCCTGGGCGATACCCTGATCGACCGCGCCAACGCCGAGACCGGCCTGCCCAAGGCTCGTCTGCTGGGCGAG
Coding sequences:
- a CDS encoding AraC family transcriptional regulator gives rise to the protein MTVNALATLHQHLDQHRPESLEALLAGAVWLLPMLDVIANAAIFIKDDQARYVLANRTLVQRCGLRQLQPLLGKTSAEVFPARLGPGYTEQDRRVLEQGLVLEDQLELHLYGSREPGWCLTHKRPLYDRGGRIIGLVGISIDLQSAADTHPAYQRLAAVDGHIRAHFHQPISMGELTRIAGISVAQLERYCKKVFHLTPRQMIHKARLEHAHRLLHSDLPIIEVALRCGYTDHSAFSRQFRQLTGFTPRQYRQATAQEG
- a CDS encoding dihydrodipicolinate synthase family protein, translated to MTNNIFTGTMPALMTPCTAARKPDFDALVRKGRELIEAGMSAVVYCGSMGDWPLLTEAERQEGVARLVAAGIPTIVGTGAVNTREAVSHAAHAAKVGAAGLMVIPRVLSRGASLIAQKHHFSAILAAAPHLPAVIYNSPYYGFATRADLFFELRREYPNLIGFKEFGGGADLRYAAEHITSQDNDVTLMVGVDTQVVHGFVNCAATGAITGIGNALPREVLQLVSLSKQAAKGDARARRLARELEAALAVLSSFDEGCDLVLYYKHLMVLNGDTEYSLHFNETDVLTDAQRNYATQQYALFRSWYASWSAEQNMA
- a CDS encoding APC family permease, yielding MSGKFKKQLSLLDLTFIGLGAIFGSGWLFAASHVSAIAGPAGILSWFLGGFAVLLLGIVYCELGAALPRAGGVVRYPVYSHGPLLGYLMGFITLIAFSSLIAIEVVASRQYAAAWFPALTKTGSSDPTVLGWLVQFALLGLFFLLNYRSVKTFAKANNLVSVFKFIVPLLVIGVLFTFFKPENFEVQGFAPFGLSGVEMAVSAGGIIFAYLGLTPIISVASEVKNPQRTIPIALILSVLLSTAIYALLQLAFLGSVPTEMLANGWAGISKELALPYRDIALALGVGWLAYLVVADAVISPSGCGNIYMNATPRVVYGWAQTGTFFKYFTRIDEQSGIPRPALWLTFALAVFWTLPFPSWEALINVVSAALVLSYAVAPVSVAALRRNAPNMARPFRVKGMGVLGPLSFIIAALIVYWSGWNTVSWLLALQIVMFVLYLLCRRFVPTEHLPLGQQVRSSAWLIGFYAVTILLSWLGSFGGLGVIGHPFDTLVVAGAALGIYYWGAATGVPAHLVRLDGDDESEAATPAPGTHSPAALAS
- the moaA gene encoding GTP 3',8-cyclase MoaA, producing the protein MEKNPQALIDGFNRKVDYLRMSVTDRCDFRCVYCMAEDMQFLPRQQILSLEELYQVAERFVALGTRKIRLTGGEPLVRQGIVELCGRIAALPGLRELCLTSNGSQLGRLAQPLFDAGVSRLNISLDSLDRERFRALTRTGDLDQVIAGIDAARAAGFRRTKLNAVVLKGRNDHEIVDLVRFAIDRELDISFIEEMPLGVISEHERGESFCSSDDVRARLAEHFTLIESAESSQGPARYWRLAEAPNTRVGFISPHSHNFCATCNRVRLTVEGRLLLCLGNEHSVDLKQILRQHPGDRERLEQAIRDAMQLKPYRHHFEVGGEVQILRFMNMTGG
- a CDS encoding bestrophin family protein, with amino-acid sequence MLRVLFTLKGSIVQRIALRCLGVTLLAALIVLIERHYPALFYPVSATPFTLLGLSLSIFMNFRNNACYDRWWEGRKAWGRMIIEVRSFIRESVAIDDQQLRAQMLRGLCGFAHALNARLRNEDERPLARTWLAADAPITAHNVCDGILRDIGGQCSRLAKDGAISEFRYTVLEQRLTGLSDVQATCERIKGTPLPFPYTLLLHRTIYIFCLLLPFALAEPLGWLAPLFTTIVSYTFFGLDAIGNELEDPFGRDENDLPTDALVRTIERDVLAALGHEPLPPALEPVDHVLS
- the moaB gene encoding molybdenum cofactor biosynthesis protein B, whose protein sequence is MSVKPDAVFVPLNIAVLTVSDTRTFDNDTSGELLASRAVGVGHRLVARELLKDDLYKIRAQVATWIADEQVQVVLITGGTGFTGRDSTPEAVGCLLDKHIDGFGELFRALSILDIGTSTVQSRALAGMANGTLVCCLPGSTGACRTAWEGILAEQLDARHRPCNFVAHLKPIGPCESRG
- a CDS encoding 4-hydroxyproline epimerase; protein product: MKQIHVIDSHTGGEPTRLVMKGFPALTGRTLAEQRDELRELHDHWRRACLLEPRGNDVLVGALYCPPVSEDAICGVIFFNNAGYLNMCGHGTIGLVASLAHLGRIQPGEHKIDTPVGPVSANLHADGAITIGNVPSYRYRQQVAVHVPGHGLVHGDIAWGGNWFFLVSEHGQRIELDNRDALSDYTWALLKALEAQGITGEHGAPIDHVELFADDAHADSRNFVMCPGKAYDRSPCGTGTSAKLACLAADGKLAEGQVWVQASITGSQFQGRFERDGERIRPFITGRAHMTADSTLLIDEQDPFAWGI
- a CDS encoding LysR family transcriptional regulator; translated protein: MDIKQLKFLIALDQTRHFGQAAALCHITQPTLSMRLRNLEDELDLVLVKRGQRFEGFTEAGERILAWARTLLAAHDGLQAEAASCRGQVVGSLRLGTVPLASFNPMALLMPLREKYPELHFQLSSLSSEQVIDGLSRNQLDLGICYLDQVNTSFFEVIELSTTTMGLLHDTRHFQFEAESLRWDDLGELPLGLLSKGMHYRQSLDLSFRSRGLEPNAVLESDSTFQLIQAINTGVCCAIMPLDCGLEELSQHMRIIPVQDASIHSPVGLLLRRSEPRSAIAEQCFDEAKALFQPS